TGCAAAGTTCGGTCGTTGATCGTTGTAAAGGTGCTACTACTTTAGTCACTGTTGTTGTTGTATCTTGGGAGACATTCGGCCAACATTTCTCCAAGTACCGTAGGAGTGGCCGAATCTGTCTTAAAGAAACTGTGTTTCACAAGCCTCAATGTTTTGTAAAATCTCGATTCTCCTTTATTTCAATTatttattatggttttatttgattttcatatttgataaattaattataaatcatactatttatattttatttcaatgtattttttatatttaatttattttgttcgCTAATGTATTTTGTCTAACAATATATTTCAAGGTACTTGttaaatttttacttttcaaTACTTTCCTATCAGGTCATGCAGTGAAATTTTTTAAAGGAGTTTACAAATACAATTGCAATTATAATTACAAGTACACTACAAACCACATATAATAAATGATTGATCTATACAATAACGAATTTGAATAAGGCCTACATATGCGGGGTGGATCTAGGGGGTGGCAAGGGCTTCAACCTCTCctaaaatgaatattttttatttaaacttttataatttataaaaatttaaattagtaatgataaaattgtacttttactctctcaaaatgataaatttttatttaattctttaaaatgataaagatatagattattaaaatgacaaaattatatttttactattataaaaaatataatttaagtttaCTCCAAAAAATTTCTAACTTTGCCCCTATACACTAGAGGTGTTTAGGGGTGGGGTGAGGTTGGGTTTAGGTTGtgccaactaaaaatttaggcatGTTTGCTTGGCTAGGGCCTAGctgaaaaatgggcctaaaattttgtccaagcagacctagataaaaatgctaaaacccaAGTCCGGcctacccatattaatttttatatttttaaaatatatataatacataaaaatactaaatacatcaaaataaatattttccaataaattaaaaataaattttaaaaaatatgtttacttaaataacattaagatagatgcaacttaacaagcaaatgcctctaaaataataacaaaattaatgaatgcctctaaaataataacaaaattaacaataaaacaggTTTTatacaacataatagtaaaatggtagcaaaataagaagaaaataacattaaaaaacaaaaaataaaattttttgtcctttaatgatttcgGGTTGGGCCAAGCCTAGGCCAAAAATGCATTACTCAAAGACCGGCCCATTTTTTAAACAAGTTTTATTTTTTGTATAAGCTAATTTTTCGTGcctatatttttatctaaatacTCTCACATTTCAGATGAGCTTTCGATCTAAATCAAATGATTCAACTCATGAATAGGTACACTATATAgatgataaaatttaaatttaaaacaacTTAAAACTCAAATACAAACGCTTGAAATCTTAAAACTATTAGGGAGACATGACCAACGACCCAACAAATAAAAAGGTTGATATATGAAAGTCAAGGTTTTTGACGTAATCAAAGTTTGTGTATATCGTACAATACGTATAATGTCCCTTGGAAGCAGCCAAGGGGTAGATGCAGAAGGTGCAGGTACAGGCTTCCGTACGTAAAAGGAAATATAAGAATAACTTTTCTGTTTTTCAGACAAGACGAGAGCAAACAACCGCCACTTCATGCATTAAAAAACTCCGGGCAGTAACTGGTGAAAGAGAGGCTTGGGTAGGGTTTTATGTGGAAGTTGCAATTTAGTTTTATAATTCAAATGGCGACACTCACAATTATAGTATTAAACAAATGTGTTGTGTGAAATGGGTTAGGAGGAAAAGTAAACATCAATTTTCCTCATCACTTCATTTCAAAGCATTCCCACGGTTTATCCTCTTCATTgttttaaaatcaatattttattctaattttaaaagaataattgTTGTTTCCAAGGTCGGGAAGTATTTTCAAAAGAATAATTTTATATAACCAactatatgaataaatatataattaaaaacataGATATTCATTTTAAAAGATAAAGATTTTTCATggattattattttatgattaaacCTCTCTTTCTCACTCTTGTTCATCCTTTCAATTTCTCCCACTTTCATTTTTTCAAcctctttgagttttctttgcgTTGTCTATTTTATTTATAGTCAGGTCTTTCATCATCTCCCCTTACTCTGCCCCTATTTTCTCCGGTCTTGAGTTTAGTTCTACAGAGAAACAAAAGACAAAACAATACAAGGCTAGGAATTTTGTGTCCGGTTCCGAATGAAATACTCGGTTGTTGAGAGGCGTAACGATGTCAAATATACCAACTTCTCTCTCTGAAGTCTGCCTTACACTCTTTCGCCTTGCTATGTCCATAGCTGATCCTTGGCCCTTTTCCTAATACAACAAAACCCCTTTTCCGTCCTTTTTCCTCTacacttcaaaaaaaaaaaaaaaacagagccAAAAGCCTCTTCATTGACGTTGTCCCGATTACTACCAGACACAACTGATGAGAAAGATAAGAGGCTTCAAGATCGGAAAACGGTTGGTCCGGATCTCGAGGTGGTTCATTCGCAAAGCTCGGAACCCACGTGGGTACTGTCGCCTGACACGATCAGAATCAGAATCGTTTTGTAAGTCCAAGTCTTTCTCGAAGCTCATTAGTTGGGGTCAACGCTTGACAAAAGGGGCTAAATCTATATGCTCATCAAAGCCCGGGTCGGGTTACGTTCCTATTGGTCAAGACCCAATCAACGAGAAGCTTACGGAAGTTCCGAAAGGACACTTGGCCGTCTATATCGGCCAAAAAGACGGCGACTACCATAGAGTTTTGGTGCCGGTTATTTATTTTAACCACCCTTTGTTCGGCGAGCTATTAAGGGAAGCCGAAGAGGAGTATGGGTTTAGCCACCAAGGAGGTATCACCATTCCCTGTCGGCTCTCGGAGTTTGAGAGGGTCCAGACTCGTGTCGCAGCTGGAACCGGTGGAAGGAAAATGGTATGGAAGCGCCACCACCATTGAAAAAGGCTGAGCCTTGGTTGGTGCTGGTGGTTAAAAAAAGAAATAGAAGTTGATGACGacgataattttttatttttagtgattGTGGTAATGATGTTTTGTAGGGATTTTTTTGTTTTAAGTAGAATTTtggtaaattatataaaattaccaAATCATTCTTGCgtgaaatatttttatatatttatatattttaaaagtttttttacatttttattaaTGCTTGTTATGTGTCATTTTATAAAGTTATCATGTGTCATTGAATAATTAGTTGTTAGTATCATGTCACAATATAACGATATTACAACACATGTATCAAAATGTATGACAGATTTCAAATTTAAATGTCAATTAGGTCTAGAAAGAAAAGGTAAGTAACAACTAAGTATAAATGATCAAACTCAAAGGGCAAAGTTTATATTAACAATATGAATtattatctttaatatatattaacACTTGAAAGTTTTTTAGATCTATCAAatagttaaatttttttatttactcAAAACTTgatctaaattatgttaataaaatgagaaaattgacaataaaattattaaattatacataaagttaattgaaatatattttaaatttttaaaatatatttctaAGAAACACAATATCATTTTAATCATACTGGTTTAACTTTTACTTTTCAATACTTCTTTGCTAGATGATGTAGTTtaatataataatgaaaattttgaaggaGTTCACAAATATAATTGCAATTACAATACAAACCACATATAATATATGATTGATTTATATAATAATGAATTTGAATAGAGTTTACACATACGGGGTAGATCTAGAAGGAATTAGATCCctcttaatataatttttttatttagattatttataatttataaaattttaaatttaataataataaaattatattttaactttaataataataaaattttaatttaatttttaaaaattataaaaatatataatttaatttgaatagGATCTAGAGATGCGAGGTGGATCTAGGAAGAGCTAGACCCCTCTTAAGATGATTTTTTTTTGACTTTACtcctatatatataataaaatttaaatccaaaataacttgaaaattGGAATACAATCAAAAGTAAAAAGGAGACATGATGAACAACCCAACAAACAGAAAGGTTGGTATAGACGTAATCAAAGTTTTTGTATATCGTACAATACGTAAATAGGTATATAATGTCCCATGGAAGCAGCCAAAAGGTTGATGCAGAAGGTACAGGTACAGGCCTCCGTACGTAAAAGGAAATATATGAATATCTTTTACACTTGGAGCAAACGACCCCTACTTGATGCTTGGGGTTTTGTGTTGTGTGAAACATTAATTTTCAATTCAAAGCATTTCCAGGGATtggtttattttaatattttattctgtGGTTTTAAAATTATCACACACAAACATTTTAAAAAGAATAATTGTTGTTTTCAAGGTCGGTAAGTCTTTTTCAACCATTACTTTATTTTCTCATCCAACAATGTCTTCAAGACAGCGTTTTAGATGACTGAAAAAGGttctaaaattattattgtttttttaactcattaaattaaaaatagtatatttaataaaatttctaaattatttgatttttatgaaattattaaaagtatgtcattataattttattaatgatataatattattatttattttaatagttatttacatatattaatagttaacatataaaataaaatttccattctcgccattttcttttcttttaatcaACGTATTTTACCTACATActgattaaaataattttataataatttcatttaatttattataactaTCTCTCTTTTCAGTATTTGTAAAATGAACCTAAAGGAGATATTTTTGACATTCTAGCGAAAAGTATCAATATCCTAAATAAAAATATCAGTATTTActaacttttctaaattttgttgaaaaaggtatcgatactaaaATTAGATATTGATCATTGTAAAAGAAGTATCGGCACCAAGTTTCCATACTAGTGATTTTTTATAAGTTTTGCAAAACAATAGAATGTCAAATCAATATCGATACCTGTATATTTTATCTAAATTCGTGAAACTTTGAAACTAAAAATGATATCAAGACCTGTGGTGAGTATCAATACCAATTCTcaaatgattatttttaattctCATCTCATCGTTATCATCAAACTTGAATTCAAACATATATTCTTCCattgattttaatttcattatcacAACTACTTTTAATCTCACCACTCATCAAAAGAGATGGGATATATCAATTCTAGTCCTTTCCATTTGTTaagcattaaaattttaatataatttttattattggtgctttcaaaattttataatgttattttgTGCAgaaataaatgttaaaatttaaattaagaaACTATATGATATTTATGTCAGATTATGATTTTGAAATACTAATAGGAACTAATTTCTGACATCTCATAGATATTATAAATTCACATCAAACTTTATAAAAAGAAAACTATCACATAATTACTGTTAGCGTAACTTAGAATGGAAAATACTTTTTTAACAAAAAGAAGAGGCCATCTAATCATGACACAGATGTTTTCCTAACCCTAATCATTTCTTGAAGAGAGTTTAGGAAAAATGGGAGAAGAAGAATAAAGAAATgtctaaaaattgggttttaaaaCTAATGGAtgattttttaattcaattttgttAGTCAATGAAATTATTGCCAACAATCTCACTAAAATaaccttattttttttatttttaatatggaTGAATTTGGATTTAGGTAGGCGTAACTTGTTGGCATTTGACCACGTGGCAGGATATTAAACCAGCGGGATCCCTTTTTTTCATCACCAGTAGTTGATAAGTACTACTTTCTGTACGGCATCTTCGACCTGCCGCCCAATTTTTTTAGGTGGCCTTCTTATGGACATATGTATCTGGTTTAAAATAgctttataataaataatatttttttatgactacatttaaataataatatcttAAATTTGATTCAACGCTAATTTAACAAGAATTGAGCTTAAGCCCATAAAATATTTGGAAATATTTATCCCAACTCTTACGTCACATTTGATTTATTGTAATAGAATATGACTGTAATTGAATAGAACTATAATGAAATAGAGTTATAATGGAATAGAGCTATAATAagtaattcaactgtttggttgaatgaaataaaatagaactgtaatagtattcttgtgtttggttgaatgagaTAGCGTTGTAATAGTATAAGGAAAAGAACTAAAATGACCAGAATACCCTTAGCAGAATTTTTTTAGgttgatgattattattattgttattaaattttaataagattattattgaaaataatttaataaaataataaataatttaaccatattttaacataattattattaaatataatttaataaaaaaatatgatttaataacatttttaatataattattattatataaattaaaaatcaaaatatataatactataaaaatatataatctactttattatttttaaactgcaatacatatttaatgtgctaaaatataAATTcttgaaacaaataatttaattattctacaataaaaaacaattaaatattagaagtaataaataacttgagaattatatttcacatccaagcataatattcatatattaacaaaaagttacatgatttcattagtttatatgtcataatccatatgttttaaaattttacaacatcATAAAGTTACAACATTGTAATGACATTCTATCATGTCATTATATCATCCAAATATTACAAacacaaaaagataccaaaatatAATCAACACAACCATGATTTTTAATAGTCAGCAAGAAATCTTCTGACCCATTCCAACCGTACAGCAAAAGGTACACTAAAGAAAATAAGCATTTGCGTTGGATGATCTGAAATTTTGCTCAATGCTCGATAGCGCTCATCCTCAGTTATAACCTTCTACTTCACATAATGTTGGATATAATTTCAAAGCATTTTCTTAAATGGTCATTTCTGACTTTTGCTATTAGCACTTTAGAGACAATACTCTTACTGATTTCAAGGCCAATAGTCCATATATTTTCTGCCAATAAAGTGGCAGCATTATTAAATGAAGTAAAAGAATCAATTGTATCAgaaatcttttttttcttctttaaagATGTAGAATCACCTTGATTTCTAACTGGTTGCAGTTGTGTAGCTGAAAAATCCACGTCATCTAAAGAAACATCAGCTTCGCATCCATGGAAATTGTTTCTTTCTTCATTTGTATTTGTAGCAGCTACATCCTCAACATCTATTTCTTCAATAATATCAGCAGCTGTATGAGCATCTTTCCCAGTGCCTCGATCTTTTGCATAGATGGCAGTAAGTTGGTCATAATAAGGGAAACTCCGATGTCTGAATTGAGCAGCTTCTTTATGACTATATAAAAATGAGGAATTTATATTAGATATAAGTTTGATCAAAATAAGATAATAAAGACTTGAAATAATTCTTACATTTATATATGAGTTCCACACCGCATCTTCAGCAACAATAAGCTGCCTATGCTCATCCCAACCAAAGCCGCTATTGTTTTTTCCACTAAGCATGTCATAAACGATTGACCAATCCCTTTTCAATGCCCTAATCCTAGATTCAAGATTAGGTTTAGCCTTCAACATAGCATGGGGTAAaactttttctaacattttttccaATTCATTTAAATAGCCGGCTTTGAATCCCGTATCtgcattgtcgaaaccattttttaatttgaaaaacggGAGTCGacttaaaaacaaaaatggagtcgccaccgatcttttttcgaggtgtgatcggatcaccttgagattgatcattttaataaaacattttgatttattaaaaaaatgatttttgggtctacgaaattcaagaaaaagGGTCCGAGAGTCGGTTATGCACGAGAAAGGTTGGCactctcgtaacgcccaaaattggtacctaattgattaattaatgtcttaatgtcaaaaatttgaaaagattttagaatacgatccttttatttaagaaaacttgaataaattaaattgaatgcTAAGACCCTCCTATCTCGAAGAAATAAAATGTCACAC
Above is a genomic segment from Gossypium arboreum isolate Shixiya-1 chromosome 8, ASM2569848v2, whole genome shotgun sequence containing:
- the LOC108469318 gene encoding auxin-responsive protein SAUR36-like — translated: MRKIRGFKIGKRLVRISRWFIRKARNPRGYCRLTRSESESFCKSKSFSKLISWGQRLTKGAKSICSSKPGSGYVPIGQDPINEKLTEVPKGHLAVYIGQKDGDYHRVLVPVIYFNHPLFGELLREAEEEYGFSHQGGITIPCRLSEFERVQTRVAAGTGGRKMVWKRHHH